Proteins encoded in a region of the Enterococcus gilvus ATCC BAA-350 genome:
- a CDS encoding glycosyltransferase, protein MVCFIVLHYIVTDETLSCVDNIQNLTGEKRIIIVDNSSPNNSGEELRKIYDNVYNVDVILLSENVGFAKGNNAGYIFAKEKYQPKNIVVLNNDIQIKQNDFIKKIEDLYLSEKYAVLGPDVYATSLGIHQNPKRIDHYTLKEVQELHNIYQKKKKQRIANQLKCYLKRVRILKRFVYNRRIKNNFLDYQNTYYNIPLHGSCFIFSELFINEREVAFFEGTFMYYESEILDYECHSLGMKTMYSPDIQVLHNHNISTNRTFKSDIKRTEFMNECILNSLTAFLNLMENN, encoded by the coding sequence ATGGTTTGTTTTATAGTGTTACATTATATTGTAACGGATGAAACATTGTCATGTGTCGACAATATTCAGAACTTAACAGGAGAAAAGCGTATTATCATTGTGGATAATTCTTCACCGAATAATTCTGGTGAAGAATTGAGAAAAATTTATGACAATGTATATAATGTTGATGTGATTTTACTCTCCGAAAATGTTGGGTTTGCAAAAGGGAATAATGCAGGATATATATTTGCAAAGGAAAAGTATCAACCTAAAAATATAGTGGTATTGAATAATGATATCCAAATTAAACAAAATGACTTTATAAAAAAAATAGAAGATTTATATCTAAGTGAAAAATATGCAGTTTTGGGACCAGATGTATATGCGACTTCACTTGGGATCCATCAAAACCCTAAAAGAATAGATCACTATACTTTAAAAGAAGTTCAAGAGTTACATAATATTTATCAAAAGAAAAAAAAGCAAAGAATAGCCAACCAACTAAAGTGTTATTTAAAAAGAGTTAGAATTTTGAAACGATTTGTCTATAATAGAAGAATTAAGAACAATTTTTTGGATTATCAAAATACGTATTATAATATACCACTTCATGGTTCTTGTTTCATTTTCTCAGAGTTATTTATTAATGAAAGGGAAGTTGCCTTTTTTGAGGGAACTTTTATGTATTATGAATCAGAAATTTTAGATTACGAATGTCATAGTTTGGGAATGAAAACAATGTATTCTCCTGATATACAAGTTTTACATAATCATAATATTTCTACGAATAGAACATTTAAATCTGATATTAAAAGAACTGAGTTTATGAATGAATGCATTTTAAACTCGTTAACAGCTTTTTTAAATTTAATGGAGAATAATTGA
- a CDS encoding CpsD/CapB family tyrosine-protein kinase encodes MAKRKKQSETTHAVSLITLVDKSSPVSERYRTIRTNIQFASSADRQIKTMVITSSGPGEGKSTTAANLAVVFANSGQSVLLIDADMRKATVHKTFLLNNGVGLSNVLSTDMKVSDAVQRTVVPNLYVMTSGPKSPNPSELLGSTRMDQLIKELRSDYDFVIFDMPPIVAVTDAQIIASKADGTMLVVRENYTRKDSLQKARELLSMVNANVLGAVFNGSTDVTDQGYYYYGTEK; translated from the coding sequence ATGGCTAAACGAAAGAAACAATCAGAGACGACTCATGCGGTGAGTCTGATTACATTAGTAGATAAAAGTTCACCGGTATCTGAACGCTATCGTACGATTCGGACTAATATCCAATTCGCATCTTCTGCGGATCGACAAATAAAAACGATGGTCATTACTTCATCTGGACCAGGAGAAGGAAAATCAACGACAGCAGCAAATCTCGCAGTTGTCTTTGCGAATTCAGGTCAAAGCGTGCTGCTCATTGATGCAGATATGCGGAAGGCCACTGTCCATAAAACCTTTCTATTGAATAACGGCGTTGGGCTGAGCAATGTGTTAAGCACCGATATGAAGGTCAGTGATGCGGTTCAACGGACAGTCGTCCCGAATTTGTATGTGATGACCAGTGGTCCCAAATCCCCGAACCCATCAGAATTATTGGGATCAACTCGGATGGACCAGCTGATCAAGGAGCTTCGCTCAGATTACGATTTCGTGATCTTTGATATGCCGCCGATCGTTGCGGTGACCGATGCACAGATCATTGCCTCAAAAGCAGACGGGACGATGCTAGTAGTTCGAGAAAATTATACCCGTAAGGATTCATTGCAAAAAGCACGGGAATTGTTATCAATGGTAAATGCCAATGTGTTAGGCGCCGTGTTCAACGGCAGTACAGATGTAACAGATCAGGGCTATTACTATTACGGAACCGAAAAATAA
- a CDS encoding YveK family protein encodes MEQTISIKQLFELLRKRMGLIVLGGLVGLLISGLLAFFILTPKYSSQAQLVVTLPQTETTNANDVNTNLQMINTYKDIITGDLVTKEVSEKLDTEYRLKISTSDLKETIKVEQNQNSQMFSIIATSRSPREATNISNVTAEIFKENAKDVLNVDRISIISQAVASSDPVFPNKKLTIAAGLLVGIMLGVFLAVLLEMLDRTVKESKTLTDEFGLTLLGNVPELTQKELNAKIRREASPMFSKKETPKNNETDMAFDRRRRKRV; translated from the coding sequence ATGGAGCAAACGATCAGCATCAAACAATTATTTGAACTACTAAGGAAACGAATGGGATTGATTGTACTAGGAGGACTTGTAGGCCTTTTGATTTCAGGTCTATTAGCCTTTTTCATTTTGACCCCCAAATACAGTTCACAAGCGCAGCTAGTAGTGACCTTGCCGCAAACTGAAACAACGAATGCGAATGACGTCAATACCAACCTGCAAATGATCAACACATATAAGGACATCATCACCGGGGACTTAGTAACAAAAGAAGTATCCGAGAAATTGGACACTGAATATCGTCTTAAAATAAGTACGAGTGATCTGAAAGAGACCATAAAAGTCGAACAAAATCAAAATTCACAAATGTTCTCGATCATCGCGACTAGCAGAAGTCCAAGAGAAGCAACGAATATTTCAAACGTAACGGCTGAAATATTCAAGGAGAATGCAAAGGATGTATTAAATGTCGATCGAATCTCGATCATTTCACAAGCTGTCGCCAGCAGCGACCCCGTCTTTCCAAACAAGAAGCTGACGATCGCCGCCGGGTTATTAGTAGGGATCATGTTAGGAGTCTTTCTAGCTGTTCTATTAGAAATGTTGGATCGCACAGTGAAAGAAAGTAAGACATTGACCGATGAATTTGGATTGACCCTTTTAGGGAATGTTCCAGAATTAACGCAAAAAGAGTTGAATGCAAAGATTCGTCGCGAAGCCTCACCAATGTTCAGCAAAAAAGAAACACCTAAAAATAATGAGACAGACATGGCTTTTGATCGTCGCAGACGCAAAAGAGTCTAG
- the cps2T gene encoding beta 1-4 rhamnosyltransferase Cps2T, with protein sequence MEDGKQHVYIIGSKGIPAKYGGFETFVEKLTEYQVDRNIQYHVACMTENSAKSGITDKHFEHNGAKCFNIDVPNIGPARAIYYDILALKYAIELSKKNNDEKPIFYILACRIGPFIQRLTQIVKEINGKVFINPDGHEWLRQKWSYPIKKYWKISERLMIKNSDLVICDSKNIQKYIDREYKNYNPKTIYISYGITSTKTCLTKNSKVVREWFRQKNICENDYYLVVGRFVPENNYEIMIREFMKSITTKDFVIITNVQKNKFYKKLKNNTNFEKDSRIKFVGTVYDQELLKYIRANAFAYIHGHEVGGTNPSLLEAMESTRLNLLLDVGFNREVGRKSAIYWKKSDELSSLITELDVEENWNKTLKELGDNSFLKKDYSWDRIVYLYEKIFFEI encoded by the coding sequence GTGGAAGACGGAAAACAGCATGTTTACATCATTGGTTCAAAAGGAATACCTGCTAAATATGGAGGATTTGAAACATTTGTTGAAAAACTGACAGAATATCAAGTTGATCGAAATATACAGTACCACGTAGCGTGCATGACTGAAAACTCAGCCAAATCAGGAATTACTGACAAGCACTTTGAGCATAATGGCGCAAAGTGCTTTAATATTGATGTTCCTAATATTGGACCAGCTAGAGCGATTTATTATGACATACTAGCTTTGAAGTATGCTATAGAATTATCTAAAAAGAATAATGATGAAAAACCAATTTTTTATATTTTAGCATGTCGAATTGGTCCTTTTATTCAAAGGCTTACTCAAATAGTTAAGGAAATCAATGGGAAAGTATTTATAAATCCTGATGGTCATGAGTGGCTAAGACAAAAATGGAGTTATCCAATAAAGAAATATTGGAAAATTTCAGAACGCTTAATGATTAAAAACTCAGATTTAGTTATTTGTGATAGTAAAAATATTCAAAAATATATTGATAGAGAATATAAAAACTATAATCCTAAAACAATATATATATCATATGGAATCACGTCAACTAAAACTTGCTTAACGAAGAATAGTAAAGTGGTGAGAGAATGGTTTAGACAAAAAAACATTTGTGAAAATGATTATTATTTAGTGGTTGGAAGATTTGTTCCAGAAAATAATTATGAAATCATGATTCGTGAATTTATGAAATCAATTACTACAAAAGATTTTGTCATCATTACAAATGTTCAAAAAAATAAATTCTATAAAAAATTGAAAAATAATACGAATTTTGAAAAAGACTCTCGAATCAAATTTGTTGGAACTGTTTATGATCAAGAGCTTCTAAAATATATTCGAGCAAATGCTTTTGCGTATATACATGGACATGAAGTAGGTGGCACTAACCCGTCATTACTCGAAGCCATGGAGAGTACTAGACTAAATCTGTTATTGGATGTTGGATTTAACAGAGAAGTGGGGCGGAAATCAGCTATTTATTGGAAAAAGAGTGATGAGTTAAGTAGTCTTATTACTGAGTTAGACGTAGAGGAAAATTGGAACAAGACATTAAAAGAATTAGGAGATAACAGCTTTTTAAAGAAGGATTATTCATGGGATAGAATTGTCTATTTGTATGAAAAAATTTTTTTTGAAATTTAA
- a CDS encoding LicD family protein, whose amino-acid sequence MEDKSKLRELQLLELEALFELRQFCKKNNMDFFLRGGSVMGAVKYKGFVPWDDDADVAIPRKDYDDLIELASNREWSKKFNILSYKTNPEIHCYFPRVLLKEEIRIKMDLPKNNNLGLTVVDILPLDGTPNSKFVRNLYFFQIYIYRALAGVWTMGNNETVNMHSSKNKFILKFLKLIGINKLYTQVGIYEKLDKVYKKNSIENSKYIGTITGSLYKKEILLKEWWGNGKEVMFEDQKFLIPSNYDEYLKQLYGDNYLTYTPNSEEQFNKKHIK is encoded by the coding sequence ATGGAAGATAAGAGCAAATTAAGAGAACTTCAACTTTTAGAATTAGAAGCATTATTCGAATTAAGACAATTTTGTAAAAAAAATAATATGGATTTTTTTTTACGTGGGGGAAGCGTCATGGGAGCGGTAAAATATAAAGGTTTTGTTCCATGGGATGACGATGCTGATGTAGCAATACCGCGAAAAGACTATGATGATTTGATTGAGTTGGCATCAAATAGAGAATGGTCTAAAAAGTTTAATATTTTAAGTTATAAAACTAATCCCGAAATACATTGCTATTTTCCAAGAGTGCTGTTAAAAGAGGAAATACGAATTAAGATGGATTTACCTAAAAACAATAATCTAGGATTAACGGTCGTAGATATATTACCTTTAGATGGTACACCGAATTCAAAATTTGTACGTAATCTTTATTTTTTTCAAATATATATATATCGTGCTTTGGCAGGTGTATGGACGATGGGAAATAATGAAACTGTCAATATGCATAGTTCGAAAAATAAATTTATTTTAAAATTTTTGAAGCTAATTGGAATAAACAAGCTTTATACACAAGTAGGTATATACGAAAAATTAGATAAAGTATACAAAAAAAATTCTATTGAAAACTCAAAATATATAGGAACAATAACGGGTTCACTTTATAAAAAAGAAATACTTTTAAAAGAATGGTGGGGAAATGGAAAAGAAGTAATGTTTGAAGATCAAAAATTTCTAATACCCAGTAATTATGACGAATACTTAAAACAGCTTTACGGAGATAACTATTTAACTTATACACCGAATTCTGAAGAGCAGTTTAATAAGAAGCACATTAAATAG
- a CDS encoding tyrosine-protein phosphatase has product MIDLHCHILPGVDDGAQTMEDSIKMAKKAVSQGITHLMCTPHHNNGKYSNPANQIITKVDELQEILDQNDIPLTLLEGQEVRITGSLIEDIRNQEILFTDIENTYLLIEFPSGDVPEYSEQLFFELMSHGHVPVIVHPERNSVFREDPNRLIPFLQMGALTQLTAPSIVGTFGKDIQKTAKLMLKHNMLYMVASDAHNLRHRTFLMKEAYQEIYKIGGARMVEEMQQMAKDLVNGDKVCCPEFYAIKESRFKFFK; this is encoded by the coding sequence TTGATTGATCTGCATTGTCACATTTTACCTGGCGTCGACGACGGGGCGCAAACAATGGAAGACAGCATCAAAATGGCGAAAAAAGCAGTTAGCCAAGGCATCACTCATTTGATGTGTACACCACACCATAACAATGGCAAGTATTCGAATCCAGCCAATCAAATCATAACTAAAGTTGATGAATTGCAGGAAATCCTAGATCAAAACGATATTCCTCTCACGTTACTGGAGGGGCAAGAAGTACGTATCACAGGGTCGCTTATAGAGGATATTCGAAATCAAGAAATCTTGTTCACGGATATTGAGAATACCTATCTCTTGATCGAATTTCCCTCTGGTGATGTTCCCGAGTATTCAGAGCAGCTCTTTTTCGAGCTGATGAGCCATGGTCATGTGCCAGTCATCGTGCATCCCGAGAGAAATTCTGTTTTTCGCGAAGATCCGAATCGACTGATTCCTTTTCTTCAAATGGGGGCATTGACGCAATTGACTGCTCCAAGTATCGTTGGGACCTTTGGCAAGGATATCCAAAAAACAGCCAAGCTCATGCTGAAGCACAATATGCTCTATATGGTGGCTTCAGATGCACATAACTTGAGGCATCGAACGTTTCTAATGAAAGAAGCCTATCAAGAGATTTATAAAATCGGTGGAGCAAGAATGGTTGAGGAAATGCAACAGATGGCGAAAGATCTAGTCAATGGAGACAAAGTCTGCTGTCCAGAATTTTATGCAATAAAGGAGTCACGCTTCAAATTCTTTAAATAA
- a CDS encoding sugar transferase encodes MKSEKTFGDVNILSAKPSFERKDSQLIWIDKEKIQRQKGYDFVKRMIDIIAATIGIIFISPVMLWIAYKIHKDEPNSPIIFSQKRVGRNGKLFTMYKFRSMCVDAEEKLNGLADKNEIKGAMFKMKEDPRVTEFGKFIRRTSLDELPQLINVIRGEMSLIGPRPPLQREVAEYTQYDMQRLLVKPGCSGLWQVSGRNDVHFDEMVDFDIEYIQKRGIRYDFSLIIKTIKVMIKPDGAY; translated from the coding sequence ATGAAAAGTGAAAAGACTTTTGGGGATGTGAATATTTTGAGTGCGAAACCTTCATTTGAGAGGAAAGATTCCCAATTAATATGGATCGATAAAGAAAAAATCCAACGTCAAAAAGGATATGACTTCGTTAAACGAATGATCGACATTATTGCAGCAACGATCGGAATAATCTTCATTTCTCCAGTCATGCTGTGGATCGCTTATAAAATACATAAAGACGAACCCAATTCACCTATAATTTTTTCGCAAAAACGTGTGGGAAGAAACGGAAAATTATTTACGATGTACAAGTTTCGTTCCATGTGCGTAGATGCGGAAGAAAAATTAAATGGATTGGCCGATAAAAATGAAATCAAAGGTGCCATGTTCAAGATGAAGGAAGATCCTCGCGTGACGGAGTTTGGGAAATTCATTCGTCGAACAAGCTTAGATGAGTTGCCTCAATTGATCAATGTGATCAGAGGTGAAATGAGTTTAATTGGACCAAGACCACCATTGCAAAGAGAAGTTGCTGAGTATACACAATATGATATGCAGCGACTACTTGTGAAACCTGGTTGCTCTGGGTTGTGGCAGGTGAGTGGACGGAATGATGTTCATTTTGATGAGATGGTTGATTTTGATATTGAGTATATTCAGAAAAGAGGTATTAGGTACGATTTTTCTTTGATAATTAAGACAATTAAAGTAATGATTAAGCCAGATGGAGCTTATTAA